The Halorhabdus rudnickae DNA segment AGTGTTTCTGTTCGTTTTCGCCGGATCGGTCGCGGCGGCGATGAGCGACACTCTCTCCAGTGAGTTCGGCGGCCTCTACGACGCCCCGCGGCTGATCACCTCCTTCGAACGGGTCGAACCCGGGACCGACGGCGCGATCACCTGGCAGGGTGAACTCGCCGGAATCTCGGGGGCGGCGATCATCGCAATCATCGCCGCCGTCGCCTTCGAGACGATCGGGCCGGCGGGCGCGGTGGCGATCGTCTGCAGCGGCATTCTCGGCATGACGGCCGACAGCCTGCTCGGGGCGACGCTGGAGGGGCGCTGGCTGAGCAACCAGGGCGTGAACTTCCTGGCGACCCTCGTCGCCGGTTTGGTCGGCGGACTGTTCGTCCTCGCGGGGCTCGTGGCGTGACACCCGAGGTCACGATCGACGTCGCCACACCCGAGGACCGGCCTCGATTACGTGCGATCCAGCGGGCAGTCCTCGCCGAACCCTCGCCAGACCTCCTGGCTGTTGCCGTCGATGGGGCCGGGCTGGCCCTGGTCGCGCGGGTCGATCAGCCGGCGCAAACGGACGACCCGGTCGGCTATGCGCTGGCGCTGACGGCAGACGAGATTACCTATATTCCCGAACTGGCCGTGACACCGGCCTGGCAACGGCAGGGGATCGGAACAGTGCTCATCGAGAGGACCGCCGAGCGGGCGACAGCGGACGGAGTGACGGAAATCCGACTTACAGTACGGGCCGACGACGATGCCGCCCGGGCGTTCTATCGGGACTGTGGCTTCGAGGTACTCGAAGAACTACCCGACCATTACGAGACCGGGTCGGGGGCCGGGCTGTTGCTCCGGCGACGACTGTAGGCCGGAACCCGTCCGCAGCCGCCCTCACGCTTCGCTGACGACCGAAACCCGGACGCTCGCCGGCTGTTTGACGAACTCGCCGGCCGACGTGGCGACGATACGGGAGACGCCGCGCTGGGCGGCGACGTCCAGCAATCGCTGGGTGACCTCGCCGTCGAGGACTACCGTTGCCGGGACCGGATCGGCACCCCGGACGGCCTCGAACGCCTCTCCGGCGGGGGACTCGGCGAGCGTCGCCAGGGAGTCATCGAGCAACCGGACGGCCTCGACGCTGTCTCCGATCACTGCCTGAACGTGATCGTCGAGCGTCTCGCCGGCCTGATCAACCGCCGTAGATTCGGTTTCGTTTTGGGCCGTCGTGGCTGTCTCACCGTCCGTCGCCACC contains these protein-coding regions:
- a CDS encoding GNAT family N-acetyltransferase, with translation MTPEVTIDVATPEDRPRLRAIQRAVLAEPSPDLLAVAVDGAGLALVARVDQPAQTDDPVGYALALTADEITYIPELAVTPAWQRQGIGTVLIERTAERATADGVTEIRLTVRADDDAARAFYRDCGFEVLEELPDHYETGSGAGLLLRRRL